The nucleotide sequence ATCTAATGCAGCTTCAACACCATCCGTCAACTTTGAATATTCTTCAAGACTAAGCACCACCATTGCTCCATATCCGTTTTTTGTTAAATATACCGGTTCACCCGCATTTACAATTTTCTCAATATCTGGGAATTTATTTCTCAAATCTGAAACAGGTCTAATCTGTAACATAAGCGTTCACTCCTTATCAATATTTTATCTTAACTTTATCATTATCCATATTGTACTCTACTATTCCCCAAAAAACAACCACTGTTAAAAATCTTTCTTCATTAAATTACTATGTATTATGCAAAAATGTAGTTGAATTTTTTAAGGCAAATGGCAGTTCCCTTTCCATGAAGAAAACTGCCACCTTATAAACATATTTATTTAGCTATAAGCAATGTCATTTCAAGGCTCTTCCAAAAATGGTGTAGTAGTGGTGTAGTAAGCGCCTTTTCTCTCCGTAAAAGCATTGGTTTTACAGGCTTTTGTGGGATTCTTCAAGATACTGCCGTGGCACACGAAAAGTATCTTAATCTTAATCATAATATAAAATCAAAAAGTGTCATCTGACACTCTTTACATGAAGCTATTTTTCGTTCCTTTATTACATCATCCGCTCCAATCTCCCCAAAAAGAAGGGGTGATGCCGGATTATGGATCTGTGTATTTTTCATAACAGTTTGATGATTATAATTTGCATAACAATACAAACATCCATTTTTACAGGTATTATATGCTCCAATATCTATGCTGGCAATACAGCCACATTCTGTTCGCTGATTTGGATCTTTGCCTGCAGTTAATTTATATTTTCCAATCCGCTCCAATCTCTCCCTGTCGATACAGTGAGCATGAGAAATTCCTGATTCGTCAAATTCTATCGCTTCAGCACAGGTGTCTATATAGAAACCATATTCTTTTGCAATATCAGAAAATCTCTGCATCATTTCAAATTGTTGCTCTTCTGTCTCCCGTTGTATATTTAAAGGTTGCATGTTTCGAACGGTATTCCGATATAAATCCAGAAAACTTATCGTACATTTTTCAGTATAATCACCAAGTTTTGCTGCTAATACCTTAAAATATTTGCAGTGATATTCCATGGTATATCTGTCATTGAAGAAAACAGGATCGTACCTCCATATT is from Lachnospiraceae bacterium JLR.KK002 and encodes:
- a CDS encoding DUF1848 domain-containing protein translates to MIISASRRTDIPTYYSEWLFNRLKEGFVLVRNPKNIHQIGRINLSPDVVDGIVFWTKNPVSMLGRLSELDRYNYYFQFTLNAYDRDVEPDIPSKNNIIIPAFQKLSQAIGREKVIWRYDPVFFNDRYTMEYHCKYFKVLAAKLGDYTEKCTISFLDLYRNTVRNMQPLNIQRETEEQQFEMMQRFSDIAKEYGFYIDTCAEAIEFDESGISHAHCIDRERLERIGKYKLTAGKDPNQRTECGCIASIDIGAYNTCKNGCLYCYANYNHQTVMKNTQIHNPASPLLFGEIGADDVIKERKIASCKECQMTLFDFIL
- a CDS encoding type II toxin-antitoxin system Phd/YefM family antitoxin, whose protein sequence is MLQIRPVSDLRNKFPDIEKIVNAGEPVYLTKNGYGAMVVLSLEEYSKLTDGVEAALDKADRFAAENDTRMSHEEVFGGLRRKINVQ